Proteins encoded within one genomic window of Deltaproteobacteria bacterium:
- the cobA gene encoding uroporphyrinogen-III C-methyltransferase, which produces MERIKPDSSPGKVYLIGAGPGDPGLLTIRGKELLAEAEVVVYDRLASPRLLPFASPHAERIYVGKRMGSHTVTQEDINRMIVEKAMEGKCVARLKGGDPFIFGRGGEETQALARAGIYFEVVPGVTSGIAVPAYAGIPLTHRAHTASVAFITGHRKVDSMEADIDWEGLARGVGTLVFMMGMKNLPNIAEQLIKYGRSPDTPVAVIRWGTTPLQTSITGNLSNIAEKVKEAGLGPPSIIVVGKVVALRDQANWFERLPLLGKRILVTRTREQASDLVRLLERRGAYCLECPTIEVHWPEDLGPLDQAINSLSAFSWVIFSSTNAVRFFFERLFALNFDLRALGNIRIAVVGAGTAKAVSALHLTSDIMPDNFRAEGLIEAFSQIGVSGKRILIPRAEKAREILPSRLSELGADVTVVPAYRTLAPDLDPETLEILGQETIDVLTFTSSSTVKNFFRLLPDYLRKRILEKAKVACIGPITARTAEDYGLKVTVQPDEFTISSLVAAIEGLFE; this is translated from the coding sequence GAGCGAATTAAGCCGGATTCTTCACCCGGAAAGGTCTATTTAATAGGGGCCGGCCCTGGCGACCCGGGCCTCTTGACCATTCGTGGCAAGGAGCTTTTGGCTGAGGCCGAGGTAGTCGTATATGATCGTCTGGCAAGCCCGAGGCTTCTGCCCTTTGCCTCTCCTCATGCAGAACGTATCTATGTTGGTAAGCGGATGGGCTCACACACAGTGACTCAGGAAGATATCAACAGGATGATCGTGGAAAAGGCAATGGAAGGAAAGTGTGTAGCCCGCCTGAAGGGAGGGGATCCTTTTATATTCGGCAGGGGGGGCGAAGAGACCCAGGCCCTTGCCAGGGCGGGGATATATTTTGAGGTGGTGCCCGGCGTGACCTCAGGTATTGCAGTTCCTGCCTACGCCGGAATACCCCTGACCCACAGAGCACATACCGCTTCCGTGGCCTTTATTACAGGCCACCGCAAAGTTGACAGCATGGAGGCGGATATAGACTGGGAGGGCCTGGCCAGGGGCGTGGGGACACTTGTCTTTATGATGGGGATGAAAAACCTGCCCAATATTGCAGAACAGCTCATAAAGTACGGACGCAGTCCCGATACTCCGGTAGCAGTGATCCGCTGGGGAACCACCCCTCTTCAGACTTCGATTACAGGAAATTTGTCAAATATAGCAGAAAAGGTAAAAGAAGCAGGTCTTGGACCCCCATCAATTATAGTGGTGGGAAAAGTGGTGGCCCTGCGGGACCAGGCAAACTGGTTCGAAAGACTGCCCCTGTTGGGTAAACGGATCCTGGTTACCAGGACCAGGGAACAGGCCAGTGATCTTGTAAGATTGCTGGAGCGGAGAGGCGCATATTGCCTGGAGTGCCCTACAATAGAAGTCCATTGGCCAGAGGATTTGGGGCCTCTTGACCAGGCCATTAACTCGCTTTCTGCCTTCAGCTGGGTGATTTTCAGCAGCACCAATGCGGTACGTTTTTTCTTTGAACGTCTTTTCGCACTGAATTTTGATCTCAGGGCCCTTGGGAACATACGTATTGCTGTTGTGGGCGCCGGCACTGCCAAGGCCGTTTCCGCCCTGCACTTAACTTCCGACATTATGCCAGACAACTTCCGGGCTGAAGGCCTGATAGAGGCCTTCAGCCAGATAGGCGTATCAGGGAAGCGCATACTTATTCCCAGGGCGGAAAAGGCAAGAGAGATTCTCCCAAGCCGGCTTTCAGAGCTTGGAGCAGATGTTACCGTAGTCCCTGCCTATAGGACCCTGGCACCTGACCTGGATCCGGAAACCCTGGAGATACTGGGGCAGGAAACCATTGACGTATTGACCTTCACCAGCTCATCAACTGTCAAGAACTTTTTCCGGTTGCTCCCTGATTATCTGCGCAAGCGGATACTTGAAAAGGCAAAGGTGGCCTGTATTGGTCCGATCACTGCCAGGACGGCGGAAGATTATGGCCTTAAGGTCACGGTTCAGCCTGATGAGTTTACAATATCCTCGCTGGTAGCTGCCATAGAGGGGCTTTTTGAATGA